One part of the Nymphalis io chromosome 22, ilAglIoxx1.1, whole genome shotgun sequence genome encodes these proteins:
- the LOC126777245 gene encoding bifunctional peptidase and (3S)-lysyl hydroxylase Jmjd7, with translation MSNKIIEAFKTLNEESSELYLGGDIAETVNLESLQFHRDYVSKNIPVIFRGGCRNWPATQKWNSNFFRKNFATKKVTVALTPNGLADGITKNEDGVEYFVMPQEVNMTMSEFLDTLDAQNENVIPYIQRQNSNLTEDFSEIMTDVESEIKFASEAFNKEPDAINFWMGDKRAVTSMHKDPYENIYCVIDGYKDFTLIPPTDLPYVPYKRYPQAEFKRSGDKWNIVPVVTEGINYHSDNNNYCGLPWICIDPLKPDLTKYPEFKRAHVFKLRLYKGDCLYLPSLWFHHVTQSHGCIAVNYWYDMEFDVKYCYFKMLEKLCDKY, from the exons ATGTCGAATAAAATTATCGAAGCATTTAAAACTCTTAATGAAGAATCATCAG AGTTATACCTGGGCGGTGATATAGCAGAAACAGTTAATTTGGAATCACTACAATTCCACAGAGATTATGTATCAAAAAATATCCCAGTTATTTTTAGAGGAGGCTGTAGGAACTGGCCCGCCACACAAAAATGGAATTCAAATTTCTTCAG gaaaAACTTTGCTACCAAGAAGGTGACAGTAGCACTTACTCCAAATGGTTTAGCCGATGGAATAACGAAGAATGAAGATGGAGTAGAATATTTTGTTATGCCGCAAGAAGTTAATATGACAATGTCAGAATTCCTAGATACTCTAGATGCTCAGAA TGAAAATGTAATTCCTTATATACAGCGGCAGAACTCAAATTTGACAGAAGATTTTAGTGAGATAATGACAGATGTCGAGAGTGAGATAAAGTTTGCCAGTGAGGCGTTTAATAAGGAACCTGATGCTATTAACTTTTGGATGGGAGATAAGAGAGCTGTTACATCAA TGCATAAAGATCCctatgaaaatatatactgtGTAATTGATGGATACAAGGATTTTACACTGATTCCTCCCACTGACCTACCATATGTACCGTATAAGAGGTATCCTCAAGCCGAATTCAAGAGAAGTGGGGACAAATGGAATATTGTACCCGTTGTAACTGAGGGTATTAATTACCACAgtgataataacaattattgtgGGTTACCTTGGATTTGTATTG atCCTCTTAAACCGGATTTAACAAAATACCCAGAGTTCAAAAGAGCTCATGTATTTAAGCTGCGTCTGTATAAAGGGGATTGTCTCTACCTCCCTAGTCTATGGTTTCATCACGTGACCCAAAGTCATGGCTGTATAGCTGTCAACTATTGGTATGATATGGAATTCGATGTAAagtactgttattttaaaatgttggaAAAGTTGTGTGATAAGTATTAA
- the LOC126777296 gene encoding polyribonucleotide nucleotidyltransferase-like: MPTDYRRFNGPEDSISYNRFTKDYLKSYNDLHRDLLDENELRKDGRSLDEARSLHMFFGRTDMISQAKGSSYIELKKTKVVCSVFDPREIMHQNEFCALGQLFCEVKFAPFSCPRQRRPLAPDSEEKALSVALRKAVEPAVCRHLFPNYQIDIFVYILENDGSCLAAAITAAGLALANAAVPMYDVITACSVAVIGDQMFVDPSEAEENLAIMNPEKDNINNGVITMSMMPDLKQITDFRHIGSINFDCIMKTMEILQRECLKILPLIQRILVLNVKTCHAQQKQLDMEAKEREAALNAKMEDNNLISVVENLEGLRYLEELHIEKQNLDNSDALCFDPKTMISIGASLRILNVSENKISEVTWAKPLRRLEVLIAKNNILENAESIADDLCTLVCLVDVNFIGNPMCKKHRYKEIIIARCAPLRILDTVPIHSTSRTFLQKFDKVVKLRQLNEKNKINMTRQGVEDFFELNMLPGPRAQSALSISEFSNQKPRLSAIDSSYTFMPRAFWRNKTSPSPRDEVPPTDPPPLAKKPNMETDGSAIKGILKKPMPMKYI, from the exons ATGCCAACCGATTATCGAAGATTTAATGGTCCTGAAGATAGTATTTCATATAACCGTTTTACTAAAGACTATTTGAAGAGTTATAATGACTTGCACAGAGATTTACTGGATGAAAATGAACTTCGAAAAGACGGTCGGTCCTTGGATGAAGCGCGAAGCTTGCATATGTTct TTGGCCGTACTGATATGATATCACAAGCGAAAGGTTCATCATACATAGAACTAAAGAAAACAAAAGTTGTGTGTTCCGTATTCGATCCTAGAGAAATTATGCATCAAAATGAATTTTG tgCACTTGGGCAACTGTTTTGCGAAGTTAAGTTCGCGCCATTTTCGTGTCCCAGACAAAGACGGCCCCTTGCTCCTGACTCAGAAGAAAAAGCACTATCAGTAGCTCTTAGAAAAGCTGTAGAACCAGCAGTATGCCGGCATCTATTTCCTAATTATCAG ATagacatatttgtatatattttggaaAATGATGGATCATGCTTAGCAGCAGCAATAACCGCAGCCGGCCTAGCTCTTGCAAATGCTGCTGTGCCCATGTATGATGTAATCACTGCTTGTTCTGTTGCTGTTATTGGTGACCAGATGTTCGTAGACCCATCAGAGGCTGAAGAAAATCTTGCAATAATGAACCCGGAGAAAGATAACATAAATAATGGAGTCATTACAATGTCAATGATGCcagatttaaaacaaattacagaTTTCAGACATATCGGCTCAATAAATTTTGACTGTATTATGAAAACTATGGAGATATTACAGAGAGAATGTTTAAAGATTCTTCCACTCATTCAACggattttagttttaaatgtcaAGACTTGTCACGCACAACAAAAGCAGTTAGACATGGAAGCAAAAGAACGGGAAGCAGCTCTCAATGCAAAAATGGAGGA TAACAATCTAATAAGTGTCGTCGAAAATTTAGAAGGTTTGAGGTATTTGGAAGAACTGCACatcgaaaaacaaaatttgGATAATTCAGATGCCCTGTGTTTTGATCCAAAGACTATGATATCTATTGGG gcGTCTTTAAGAATTTTGAACGTGTCTGAGAATAAAATTTCCGAAGTGACTTGGGCTAAACCTTTACGTCGATTAGAAGTTCTAattgccaaaaataatatattagaaaatgcAGAG TCCATAGCTGATGATCTTTGCACGTTGGTTTGCCTTGTAGACGTCAACTTCATTGGTAATCCTATGTGTAAAAAGCATCGATACAAAGAAATTATAATCGCAAGATGTGCACCATTAC gcATTTTAGATACAGTGCCAATCCATAGCACTTCAAgaacatttttacaaaaatttgaCAAAGTTGTAAAATTACGGCAAttaaatgagaaaaataaaataaacatgactCGTCAAGGCGTGGAAGATTTTTTCGAATTAAATATGTTACCTGGACCGCGAGCACAAAGCGCGTTGTCTATATCAGAATTCTCTAATCAGAAGCCAAGAC TTTCAGCAATAGATTCATCATATACATTTATGCCTCGAGCTTTTTGGCGCAACAAGACATCCCCATCCCCACGCGATGAAGTACCACCAACGGATCCACCTCCTTTGGCTAAGAAACCTAACATGGAAACTGATggatctgccattaagggaatACTTAAAAAACCTATGcccatgaaatatatttaa
- the LOC126777291 gene encoding splicing factor 3B subunit 5, whose translation MGERYNIHSQLEHLQSKYIGTGHADTTKYEWLTNQHRDSCCSYMGHPDLLSYFAIVENESKARVKFNLMEKMLQPCGPPPEKPED comes from the coding sequence ATGGGAGAAAGATATAACATACACAGCCAGTTGGAGCATTTACAGAGTAAATATATTGGTACAGGTCACGCAGATACAACAAAATACGAATGGCTGACTAACCAGCATAGAGATTCATGTTGCAGTTATATGGGGCATCCAGATCTTCTTAGCTACTTTGCAATTGTAGAAAATGAGTCAAAGGCAAGagtaaaatttaacttaatggAAAAAATGCTTCAACCGTGTGGACCACCTCCCGAGAAGCCGGaggattaa